In Sporichthyaceae bacterium, a genomic segment contains:
- a CDS encoding NAD-dependent succinate-semialdehyde dehydrogenase: MESSTAAAVLAAAPKQLFIDGTWRDASGGRTLDVVDPATELTLCQVSDAGPGDALAALGCAAAAQRSWAAVAPRERGELLRRAYEAVLAARDDLALLLTLEQGKPLAEAAAEVAYAAEFFRWFAEEAVRVAGDFRLSPDGRTRVLTMQQPVGPCLFVTPWNLPLAMGARKIAPALAAGCTVVVKPAEQTPLCMLALVRILAECGLPAGVVNVIVSADPAGVTNPLLADPRLRKLSFTGSTATGRMLLARAADQVLRVSMELGGNAPFLVFADADVECAVEGAILAKMRFSGQACTAANRFLVDNRVVEDFAAQLTERMSALVVGPGTEPGVDVGPLIDEAAVAKVQMLVDDAVAKGARLLLGGKPLPGPGHFYPPTVLADVPDTARMLKEEVFGPVAPIRAFAYDAQAIEEANATEYGLVAYAWTADLDRALLLAEQLDVGMVGINQGLVSNPAAPFGGVKHSGLGREGGFEGIGEFLETKYVAL, translated from the coding sequence TTGGAATCCTCCACCGCCGCGGCCGTGCTGGCCGCGGCACCGAAGCAACTGTTCATCGACGGGACCTGGCGCGACGCCTCCGGCGGCCGCACGCTCGATGTCGTCGACCCGGCCACGGAACTGACGCTGTGTCAGGTCTCCGACGCCGGGCCCGGTGATGCGCTCGCGGCACTGGGTTGTGCCGCGGCGGCCCAACGGAGCTGGGCCGCCGTCGCGCCGCGCGAACGGGGCGAACTGCTGCGTCGGGCCTACGAGGCCGTGCTGGCCGCCCGCGACGACCTGGCGCTGCTGTTGACCCTCGAACAAGGTAAACCGCTGGCCGAGGCCGCGGCCGAGGTGGCCTACGCGGCCGAGTTCTTCCGGTGGTTCGCCGAGGAGGCGGTCCGGGTCGCCGGCGACTTCCGGCTCAGCCCGGACGGGCGCACCCGGGTGCTCACCATGCAGCAGCCGGTCGGGCCGTGCCTGTTCGTGACCCCGTGGAACCTGCCGCTGGCGATGGGCGCCCGCAAGATCGCCCCGGCGCTGGCCGCCGGGTGCACGGTGGTCGTCAAACCGGCCGAACAGACCCCGCTGTGCATGCTGGCCCTGGTGCGGATCCTCGCCGAGTGCGGGCTGCCCGCCGGCGTCGTGAACGTGATCGTCTCCGCCGACCCGGCCGGGGTCACCAACCCGCTGCTGGCCGACCCGCGGCTGCGCAAGCTGTCGTTCACCGGGTCGACCGCGACCGGGCGGATGCTGCTGGCCCGGGCCGCCGACCAGGTGCTGCGGGTCTCGATGGAACTCGGCGGCAATGCCCCGTTCCTGGTGTTCGCCGACGCCGACGTGGAGTGCGCGGTCGAGGGCGCGATCCTGGCCAAGATGCGGTTCAGCGGACAGGCGTGCACCGCGGCCAACCGCTTCCTGGTCGACAACCGAGTGGTCGAGGACTTCGCCGCCCAACTGACCGAGCGGATGTCCGCTCTGGTGGTCGGCCCGGGCACCGAGCCCGGCGTCGACGTCGGCCCGCTGATCGACGAAGCCGCGGTGGCGAAGGTCCAGATGCTGGTCGACGACGCCGTGGCCAAGGGCGCGCGGCTGCTGCTCGGCGGCAAGCCGCTGCCCGGGCCCGGCCACTTCTACCCGCCCACGGTGCTGGCCGACGTCCCGGACACCGCACGGATGCTGAAGGAGGAGGTCTTCGGCCCGGTCGCCCCGATCCGCGCGTTCGCCTACGACGCCCAGGCGATCGAGGAGGCCAACGCCACCGAGTACGGCCTGGTCGCCTACGCCTGGACCGCCGACCTGGACCGCGCCCTGCTGCTGGCCGAACAGCTCGATGTCGGGATGGTCGGCATCAACCAGGGTCTGGTCTCCAACCCGGCCGCGCCCTTCGGCGGCGTCAAGCACTCCGGACTGGGCCGCGAAGGCGGATTCGAAGGCATCGGGGAGTTCCTGGAGACCAAGTACGTGGCGCTGTAG
- a CDS encoding propionyl-CoA synthetase — MGAYSDAFRRAIDDRDGFWTEAAAALDWVRAPQVVLDESAAPFVRWFPDGELNTCHNTLDRHVDAGRGEQVALIHDSAVSGAVRKLTYRQLRDETARFAGALRAQGVRKGDRVVIYMPMVPEAVVAMLACARLGAVHSVVFGGFAPRELAARINDAEPVVIVAASCGIEPTRIIEYKPMLDEAIEIAEHKPSACVILQREQAPARMTDRDVDWHEVMATAEPVECVTVASTDPLYILYTSGTTGRPKGIVRDNGGHAVALLWSIKNVFDVHPGEVWWTASDVGWVVGHSYIVYAPLLLGATTVLYEGKPVGTPDAGAFWRVIAEHGVMSLFTAPTAFRAIKREDPEAKLMGEYDLSRLRALFLAGERLDPDTYRWATEKLGVPVVDHWWQTETGWPMVANPLGLERLELKAGSPSVPMPGWDVQVLDGAGNRCKPDEEGAICVRLPLPPGSLPTLWNDDERFQSSYLSAYPGWYLSGDGGYADSDGYVYVLGRTDDVINVAGHRLSTGTMEAVLAQHPAVAECAVIGVSDELKGQVPRGFVVLKAGVVVDEAELAAELIAAVRRDIGAVAVFKQVDVVPALPKTRSGKILRKTMRGIADGRNEPVPSTIEDASVLDKLRPILRG; from the coding sequence ATGGGTGCCTACTCCGATGCTTTCCGACGTGCGATCGACGACCGCGACGGTTTCTGGACGGAAGCAGCGGCTGCTCTGGACTGGGTCCGTGCCCCGCAAGTGGTGCTCGACGAGTCGGCCGCCCCGTTCGTGCGCTGGTTCCCCGACGGAGAACTGAACACCTGTCACAACACACTGGACCGGCACGTCGACGCCGGCCGTGGGGAGCAGGTCGCGCTGATCCACGACAGCGCGGTCAGCGGGGCCGTCCGCAAACTGACGTATCGCCAGTTGCGCGACGAGACCGCCCGGTTCGCCGGCGCACTACGGGCGCAGGGCGTGCGCAAGGGCGACCGTGTCGTGATCTACATGCCCATGGTCCCCGAGGCCGTCGTCGCGATGCTCGCCTGCGCCCGGCTGGGCGCCGTGCACTCGGTGGTGTTCGGCGGGTTCGCGCCGCGTGAGTTGGCCGCGCGCATCAACGACGCCGAACCGGTCGTGATCGTGGCTGCCTCGTGCGGGATCGAGCCGACCCGGATCATCGAGTACAAGCCCATGCTCGACGAGGCGATCGAGATCGCCGAGCACAAGCCGTCCGCGTGCGTGATCCTGCAACGCGAGCAGGCCCCGGCGAGGATGACCGACCGGGATGTGGACTGGCACGAGGTGATGGCCACCGCCGAGCCGGTCGAATGCGTCACCGTGGCCTCGACCGACCCGCTCTACATCCTCTACACCTCCGGCACCACCGGACGGCCGAAGGGGATCGTGCGCGACAACGGCGGGCACGCCGTCGCACTGCTGTGGAGCATCAAGAACGTCTTCGACGTGCACCCGGGCGAGGTCTGGTGGACGGCGTCGGACGTGGGATGGGTCGTCGGGCACTCCTACATCGTCTACGCGCCGCTGCTGCTCGGGGCGACCACGGTCCTCTACGAAGGCAAGCCGGTCGGCACCCCGGACGCCGGTGCCTTCTGGCGGGTCATCGCCGAGCACGGCGTGATGTCCCTGTTCACCGCGCCGACGGCATTCCGTGCCATCAAGCGCGAGGACCCCGAGGCCAAGTTGATGGGGGAGTACGACCTGTCGCGGTTGCGGGCCCTGTTCCTGGCCGGTGAACGGCTCGACCCGGACACCTACCGGTGGGCGACGGAGAAGCTCGGCGTCCCGGTGGTCGACCACTGGTGGCAGACCGAGACCGGCTGGCCGATGGTGGCCAACCCGCTCGGGCTGGAGCGGCTGGAGTTGAAGGCCGGCTCGCCGTCGGTTCCGATGCCGGGCTGGGATGTCCAGGTGCTCGACGGCGCCGGCAACCGGTGCAAGCCCGACGAGGAGGGCGCGATCTGCGTCCGGCTCCCGCTGCCGCCCGGCTCGCTGCCGACGCTGTGGAACGACGACGAGCGCTTCCAGTCCTCCTACTTGTCGGCCTACCCCGGCTGGTACCTCTCCGGCGACGGCGGCTACGCCGACTCCGACGGCTACGTCTACGTGCTCGGTCGCACCGACGACGTCATCAACGTGGCCGGCCATCGCCTGTCCACCGGGACCATGGAGGCCGTGCTGGCACAGCACCCGGCGGTCGCCGAGTGCGCCGTGATCGGGGTGTCCGACGAGCTCAAGGGCCAGGTGCCGCGGGGTTTCGTCGTGCTCAAGGCCGGCGTTGTCGTCGACGAGGCGGAACTGGCGGCCGAGTTGATCGCCGCGGTGCGTCGCGACATCGGGGCGGTGGCCGTCTTCAAACAGGTGGATGTCGTTCCCGCGCTGCCCAAGACCCGGTCCGGCAAGATCCTTCGCAAGACGATGCGAGGCATCGCCGACGGCCGCAACGAGCCGGTGCCCTCGACGATCGAGGACGCCTCGGTCTTGGACAAGCTGCGACCGATCCTGCGAGGTTGA
- a CDS encoding suppressor of fused domain protein: MKTPAEALGRHLTDWFAGHAMYSISPGPEALDRVPGLDVVEVAPGPAFGLVSYVSLGCWAAVQKRGAGVEFVLTAREPDPAHVATVTAAAVAHCGTPAGRLDRGSVVPLGRAWSPGSECDHLLVTLPYPYGPNFEFFRWGRNSTRMLWLLPITAAEAAFVAVEGVEALEARLEAMGLPFADPVRPSVV, from the coding sequence ATGAAGACTCCCGCGGAGGCGCTGGGCCGTCACCTGACCGACTGGTTCGCCGGGCACGCGATGTACTCGATCTCGCCGGGACCGGAGGCGTTGGACCGGGTGCCCGGACTCGACGTCGTCGAGGTCGCGCCGGGCCCGGCCTTCGGGCTGGTCAGCTACGTCAGCCTGGGGTGCTGGGCGGCGGTGCAGAAGCGCGGTGCCGGCGTCGAGTTCGTGCTCACCGCTCGCGAGCCGGACCCGGCCCACGTGGCCACGGTCACCGCGGCGGCGGTCGCGCACTGCGGCACCCCGGCCGGGCGGTTGGACCGGGGCAGTGTGGTCCCGCTGGGCCGGGCCTGGTCGCCCGGCTCGGAGTGCGATCACTTGCTGGTCACGCTGCCCTACCCGTACGGCCCGAACTTCGAGTTCTTCAGATGGGGCCGCAACAGCACCCGGATGCTCTGGCTGCTGCCGATCACCGCGGCCGAGGCGGCGTTCGTCGCGGTCGAGGGGGTCGAGGCGTTGGAGGCTCGCCTGGAGGCGATGGGCCTACCGTTCGCGGATCCGGTGCGCCCCTCCGTGGTGTGA
- the rlmN gene encoding 23S rRNA (adenine(2503)-C(2))-methyltransferase RlmN — protein sequence MPAPGELTFTAPRRGKPPRHLADLDAAARKAVVTELGQPGFRAGQVSRHYFVHRSASPADWSDVPERARAPLAEALLPQLLDPLRSLVCDDGLTHKTVWRLFDGAQVESVVMRYPDRVTVCVSSQAGCGMNCPFCATGQAGLTRNLSAAEIVDQVVAAARALDTGALAGGPGRVSNVVFMGMGEPLANYEVVTSALARLIEPAPDGMGLSRRSIVVSTVGLVPAIEKLADSGLGVTLALSLHAPDDELRDTLVPVNRRWPVAETVGAAHAYWRKTGRRVSIEYALIRDVNDQADRAEQLGRLLVAAGRAEGSSWVHVNLIPLNPTPGSQWTASRRRDEATFVRVLQRHGVAVTVRDTRGREIDGACGQLAATTPGPGS from the coding sequence ATGCCTGCTCCGGGAGAACTGACCTTCACCGCCCCGCGGCGGGGTAAGCCCCCGCGGCACCTCGCCGACCTCGACGCCGCGGCGCGCAAGGCCGTGGTCACCGAACTCGGCCAACCCGGTTTCCGGGCCGGACAGGTTTCCCGCCACTACTTCGTGCACCGCAGCGCGAGCCCGGCCGACTGGTCCGACGTCCCGGAGCGGGCGCGCGCGCCGTTGGCCGAGGCGTTGCTGCCGCAACTGCTCGACCCGCTGCGCTCGCTGGTCTGCGACGACGGCCTGACCCACAAGACGGTCTGGCGGTTGTTCGACGGTGCCCAGGTGGAGAGCGTCGTCATGCGCTATCCGGACCGGGTCACTGTCTGCGTGTCCTCGCAAGCCGGCTGCGGCATGAACTGCCCGTTCTGCGCCACCGGCCAGGCCGGCCTGACGCGCAACCTGTCGGCCGCCGAGATCGTCGACCAGGTCGTCGCCGCCGCCCGCGCGCTGGACACCGGAGCGCTGGCCGGGGGCCCCGGCCGGGTGTCGAACGTCGTGTTCATGGGCATGGGTGAGCCGTTGGCCAACTACGAGGTGGTCACCTCGGCACTGGCTCGGCTCATCGAACCCGCGCCGGATGGGATGGGCCTGTCCCGCCGGTCGATCGTGGTCTCAACCGTCGGCCTGGTCCCGGCGATCGAGAAGCTGGCCGACTCGGGCCTCGGCGTGACCCTGGCCCTCTCGTTGCACGCCCCGGACGACGAATTGCGCGACACGCTGGTCCCGGTCAACCGGCGCTGGCCGGTGGCCGAGACCGTCGGCGCGGCCCACGCCTACTGGAGGAAGACCGGCCGTCGTGTCTCGATCGAGTACGCGCTGATCCGCGACGTGAACGACCAGGCCGATCGGGCCGAGCAGTTGGGCCGCCTGCTGGTTGCGGCAGGCCGGGCCGAAGGTTCGTCCTGGGTGCACGTCAACCTGATCCCGCTGAACCCGACCCCGGGCTCGCAGTGGACCGCCTCCCGCCGCCGCGACGAGGCGACGTTCGTCCGGGTGCTGCAACGGCACGGTGTCGCGGTGACCGTCCGCGACACCCGGGGCCGCGAGATCGACGGCGCCTGCGGGCAACTGGCCGCCACCACCCCGGGTCCCGGGTCATGA
- the glyA gene encoding serine hydroxymethyltransferase: MSADPTLRESDPELAALIAAEERRQADTIKLIPSENYVSRAVLEATGTVLTNKYSEGYAGRRYYEGQQVIDQIETLAVERAKSLFGVDHANVQPYSGSPANLAVYLAFLSPGDKVLGMALPMGGHLTHGWSVSATGTWFTPVRYGVRADTGRVDMDEVREIALAERPKLIFCGGTAVPRTIDFPAFAEIAREIDAVLAADIAHIAGLVAGGAHPSPVGHAPVISTTTHKTLRGPRGAMLMCDQQHAKAIDKAVFPGLQGGPHNHTTAAIATALHEAATDEFRSYAAAIVSNAKALAEGLSARGFELVSGGTDNHLVLIDLTSKGLAGKPAAQALDRAGLETNYNTVPYDPRKPFDPSGVRIGTPAVTSRGMGPAEMELIAGWFDEVVSAAVRGDEDTITRVRKEVTELTAAFPAPGLLA; this comes from the coding sequence GTGAGCGCCGACCCGACATTGCGGGAATCCGACCCCGAACTCGCTGCGCTGATCGCGGCCGAGGAACGCCGGCAGGCCGACACGATCAAGCTGATCCCGTCGGAGAACTACGTGTCCCGGGCGGTCCTGGAGGCCACCGGGACCGTGCTGACCAACAAGTACTCCGAAGGCTACGCGGGCCGCCGGTACTACGAGGGCCAGCAGGTCATCGACCAGATCGAGACCCTCGCGGTCGAGCGCGCCAAGTCGCTGTTCGGCGTCGACCACGCCAACGTCCAGCCGTACTCCGGCTCGCCCGCGAATCTGGCCGTCTACCTGGCGTTCCTCTCCCCCGGCGACAAGGTCCTCGGGATGGCGCTGCCGATGGGCGGGCATCTGACCCACGGCTGGTCGGTCTCGGCCACCGGCACCTGGTTCACCCCGGTCCGGTACGGCGTGCGCGCCGACACCGGTCGCGTCGACATGGACGAGGTTCGCGAGATCGCGCTGGCCGAGCGTCCGAAGCTGATCTTCTGCGGCGGGACCGCGGTCCCCCGGACGATCGACTTCCCGGCGTTCGCGGAGATCGCCCGCGAGATCGACGCCGTGCTGGCCGCCGACATCGCGCACATCGCCGGCTTGGTGGCCGGGGGCGCGCACCCGTCGCCGGTCGGGCATGCCCCGGTGATCTCCACCACCACGCACAAGACCTTGCGGGGGCCGCGCGGCGCGATGCTGATGTGCGACCAGCAGCACGCCAAGGCCATCGACAAGGCCGTGTTCCCGGGGCTGCAGGGCGGGCCGCACAACCACACCACTGCCGCGATCGCCACCGCGCTGCACGAGGCCGCCACCGATGAGTTCCGCAGCTACGCGGCGGCCATCGTGAGCAATGCGAAGGCGCTGGCCGAAGGGTTGTCGGCCCGCGGGTTCGAGCTGGTCTCCGGGGGCACCGACAACCACCTGGTGCTCATCGACCTGACCAGCAAGGGCCTGGCCGGCAAGCCGGCCGCGCAGGCGCTGGACCGGGCCGGGCTGGAGACCAACTACAACACCGTCCCCTACGACCCGCGCAAGCCGTTCGACCCCTCCGGCGTGCGGATCGGTACCCCGGCGGTCACCTCACGCGGCATGGGCCCGGCCGAGATGGAGCTGATCGCCGGCTGGTTCGACGAGGTCGTGTCCGCGGCCGTGCGAGGGGACGAGGACACGATCACCCGGGTGCGTAAGGAAGTCACCGAGCTGACCGCGGCCTTCCCTGCCCCCGGCCTCCTGGCCTGA
- a CDS encoding phosphatidate cytidylyltransferase, with the protein MSAPEQAPPATDGASGKSRAGRNLPAAIGVGVTMGTAVIVCLATSRKAFVGLVALAILIALWEFNAVLAQRGIRIPLAPLAIGSVASLVAAERGGTEALVVGFALTALGAIGWRLAEGPAGFVADVTASLFTAAYLPLLAGFAILMDAERDGPRRVATYVILVVCNDVGGYAAGVMFGKHPMAPRISPKKSWEGMGGSLLTCALGGAICMSAMLHGHWWQGAPLGLALAVAATLGDLGESLLKRDLGVKDMGSLLPGHGGIMDRLDSLLAAAPVAWLLLAGFHAR; encoded by the coding sequence GTGAGCGCCCCGGAGCAGGCACCGCCGGCAACTGACGGCGCGTCAGGCAAGAGCCGAGCCGGCCGCAACCTGCCCGCGGCGATCGGCGTCGGGGTGACCATGGGCACCGCGGTGATCGTGTGCCTGGCAACCAGTCGTAAGGCCTTCGTCGGACTGGTCGCCCTCGCGATCCTGATCGCGCTCTGGGAGTTCAACGCGGTCCTGGCTCAGCGTGGCATCCGGATCCCGTTGGCCCCGCTGGCGATCGGTTCGGTGGCGAGCCTGGTCGCGGCTGAACGTGGCGGTACCGAGGCGCTGGTGGTCGGCTTCGCGCTCACTGCGTTGGGCGCCATCGGGTGGCGCCTGGCCGAGGGACCCGCCGGGTTCGTCGCCGACGTGACGGCCTCACTGTTCACCGCCGCCTACCTGCCGCTGCTGGCCGGCTTCGCGATCCTGATGGACGCCGAGCGCGACGGGCCACGCCGGGTCGCCACCTACGTGATCCTGGTCGTGTGCAACGACGTGGGTGGCTACGCCGCGGGCGTGATGTTCGGCAAGCATCCGATGGCACCGCGGATCAGCCCGAAGAAGTCCTGGGAGGGCATGGGCGGTTCGCTGCTGACCTGCGCCCTCGGCGGCGCGATCTGCATGTCGGCGATGCTGCACGGCCACTGGTGGCAGGGCGCCCCGCTGGGCCTGGCGCTCGCGGTCGCGGCCACCCTCGGCGACCTGGGCGAATCGCTGCTCAAGCGCGACCTGGGCGTCAAGGACATGGGCAGCCTGCTGCCCGGGCACGGCGGGATCATGGACCGCCTGGACTCGCTGCTGGCCGCCGCCCCGGTGGCCTGGCTCCTGCTCGCCGGCTTCCACGCCCGCTGA
- the frr gene encoding ribosome recycling factor: MIDDILLEAEDKMEKAVEVAKEDFAAIRTGRANPAMFAKIMVDYYGTLTPVNQLASFTTPEARMVIVAPYDKGSLGAIERAIRDSDLGVNPGNDGSIIRVVLPVLTEERRKEYIKVARNKAEDARVSVRNIRRHAKDNLEKMIKDGDAGEDDVRRAEKHLEEVTHRHVASVDDMVKHKEAELLEV; encoded by the coding sequence ATGATCGACGACATCCTGCTCGAGGCCGAGGACAAGATGGAGAAGGCCGTCGAGGTGGCCAAGGAGGACTTCGCGGCGATCCGTACCGGCCGGGCCAACCCGGCCATGTTCGCCAAGATCATGGTCGACTACTACGGCACCCTGACGCCGGTGAACCAGCTGGCCTCCTTCACCACCCCGGAGGCCCGGATGGTCATCGTCGCGCCTTACGACAAGGGTTCGCTCGGCGCGATCGAACGCGCGATCCGCGACTCCGACCTCGGCGTGAACCCCGGCAACGACGGTTCGATCATCCGCGTCGTGCTGCCGGTGCTGACCGAGGAACGCCGCAAGGAGTACATCAAGGTCGCCCGGAACAAGGCCGAGGACGCCCGGGTGTCCGTCCGCAACATCCGCCGCCATGCCAAGGACAACCTGGAAAAGATGATCAAGGACGGCGACGCCGGCGAGGACGACGTACGTCGCGCCGAGAAGCACCTGGAGGAAGTGACGCACCGTCACGTCGCCAGCGTGGACGACATGGTGAAACACAAGGAAGCCGAACTGCTCGAGGTCTGA
- the pyrH gene encoding UMP kinase yields MLKLSGEVLAGEKGIGVDTGVVSAIAAQVAEVSIETGVQIALVLGGGNYFRGRELSEAGMDRGRADYMGMLGTVMNCLALQDFIEKCGVETRVQTAITMGQVAEPYVPRRAVRHLEKGRIVIFGAGLGQPFFSTDTTAAQRALEVGCQAVLMGKQGVDGVYDADPKTHPDAVRFDTLSYSEFLARGLKVADATAISLCRDNLLPIVVFDLLSEGNIGRAVRGEKIGTVIGGDAH; encoded by the coding sequence ATGCTCAAGCTCTCCGGCGAGGTCCTCGCCGGCGAGAAGGGCATCGGCGTCGACACCGGCGTCGTGTCCGCGATCGCCGCCCAGGTGGCGGAGGTGTCGATCGAGACCGGTGTCCAGATCGCCCTGGTGCTCGGTGGTGGGAACTACTTCCGTGGCCGTGAGCTGTCCGAGGCCGGCATGGACCGGGGCCGCGCCGACTACATGGGCATGCTCGGCACCGTCATGAACTGTCTGGCGTTGCAGGACTTCATCGAGAAGTGCGGCGTCGAGACCCGGGTGCAGACCGCGATCACCATGGGCCAGGTCGCCGAGCCCTACGTCCCGCGCCGCGCGGTGCGCCACCTGGAGAAGGGCCGCATCGTCATCTTCGGTGCCGGGCTCGGCCAGCCGTTCTTCTCCACGGACACCACCGCCGCGCAACGTGCGCTGGAGGTCGGCTGCCAGGCCGTGCTGATGGGCAAGCAGGGCGTCGACGGGGTCTACGACGCCGACCCCAAGACCCATCCCGACGCGGTGCGGTTCGACACGCTGAGCTACTCGGAATTCCTGGCCCGCGGGCTCAAGGTCGCCGATGCGACCGCGATCAGCCTGTGCCGGGACAACCTGCTGCCGATCGTCGTGTTCGACCTCTTGAGTGAGGGAAACATAGGTCGCGCCGTCCGGGGTGAGAAGATCGGGACGGTCATCGGCGGGGATGCCCACTGA
- the tsf gene encoding translation elongation factor Ts translates to MADFTAADVKKLRESTGAGMMDCKKALEEMDGDFEKAIDHLRTKGAAKAAKRSAERTANAGLIAAAGNALVELNSETDFVAKNEQFQALADEIVALVDSSGLSDRESVLEAKLADGRTVRDAIVGTGAVIGEKLELGQVARFDGDVAIYMHKKSADLPPAVGVLVAYSGGDVGAARGAAMQIAAMRPLYLTRDQVPADIVEHERQIAEATAREEGKPEAALPKIIEGRVTGFFKDVVLLEQSSVQDSKKSVKAILDEAGVNVTAFARLAVGGA, encoded by the coding sequence ATGGCCGATTTCACCGCCGCGGACGTCAAGAAGCTCCGCGAGTCGACCGGCGCCGGGATGATGGACTGCAAGAAGGCGCTCGAGGAAATGGACGGCGACTTCGAGAAGGCCATCGACCACCTGCGGACGAAGGGTGCAGCGAAGGCCGCCAAGCGCAGCGCCGAGCGCACGGCGAATGCCGGGCTGATCGCGGCTGCCGGCAATGCGCTGGTCGAGCTGAACAGCGAGACCGACTTCGTCGCGAAGAACGAGCAGTTCCAGGCGCTGGCCGACGAGATCGTCGCGCTGGTCGACTCCTCCGGCCTGTCCGACCGGGAGTCGGTGCTGGAGGCCAAGCTGGCCGACGGCCGCACCGTGCGCGATGCGATCGTCGGCACCGGTGCGGTCATCGGCGAGAAGCTGGAGCTGGGTCAGGTGGCGCGGTTCGACGGCGACGTCGCGATCTACATGCACAAGAAGAGCGCCGACCTGCCCCCGGCGGTCGGCGTGCTGGTGGCCTACAGCGGCGGAGACGTCGGGGCCGCCCGCGGTGCTGCCATGCAGATCGCCGCGATGCGCCCGCTGTACCTGACCCGCGACCAGGTCCCGGCCGACATCGTCGAGCACGAGCGGCAGATCGCCGAGGCCACGGCCCGCGAGGAGGGCAAGCCCGAGGCGGCCCTGCCCAAGATCATCGAAGGCCGGGTCACCGGGTTCTTCAAGGACGTCGTGCTCCTGGAGCAGTCCTCGGTGCAGGACAGCAAGAAGAGCGTCAAGGCGATACTCGACGAGGCAGGCGTGAACGTCACCGCGTTCGCCCGGCTCGCGGTGGGCGGCGCCTGA
- the rpsB gene encoding 30S ribosomal protein S2 codes for MAVVTMRQLLESGVHFGHQTRRWNPKMKRHIFTERNGIYIIDLQQSLSYIDRAYEFVKATVAHGGSIMFIGTKKQAQEAIAEQATRVGMPYVNQRWLGGMLTNFSTVHKRLQRLKELELLDFDDVPGSGMTKKELLGLQREKEKLEKTLGGIRDMARVPSAVWIVDTKKEHIAVGEARKLGIPVVAILDTNCDPDEVDYKIPGNDDAIRSINLLTRVVADAVAEGLMARSGGSRNDEKPAGQVATDEPLAEWERELLTTTEVAAPAEQPAAEAPATQAPVAEAPAAEAPAPEAPAPEAPAPEAPAAEQPAVEAPATEASAAEVPATEA; via the coding sequence ATGGCCGTCGTCACGATGCGCCAGCTGCTCGAGAGCGGTGTCCACTTCGGGCACCAGACTCGCCGCTGGAACCCGAAGATGAAGCGTCACATCTTCACCGAGCGCAACGGCATCTACATCATCGACCTCCAGCAGTCGCTGTCGTACATCGACCGCGCCTACGAGTTCGTGAAGGCCACCGTCGCGCACGGCGGCTCGATCATGTTCATCGGCACCAAGAAGCAGGCCCAGGAGGCGATCGCCGAGCAGGCGACCCGCGTCGGGATGCCGTATGTCAACCAGCGTTGGCTGGGCGGCATGCTCACCAACTTCTCCACGGTGCACAAGCGGCTGCAGCGCCTCAAGGAGCTCGAGCTCCTCGACTTCGACGACGTGCCCGGTTCGGGCATGACCAAGAAGGAACTGCTCGGCCTGCAGCGCGAGAAGGAGAAGTTGGAGAAGACCCTCGGCGGTATCCGGGACATGGCCCGGGTTCCGAGCGCGGTCTGGATCGTCGACACCAAGAAGGAGCACATCGCAGTCGGTGAGGCCCGCAAGCTGGGCATTCCGGTCGTGGCGATCCTCGACACCAACTGCGACCCGGACGAGGTCGACTACAAGATCCCCGGCAACGACGACGCGATCCGGTCGATCAACCTGCTCACCCGGGTCGTCGCCGACGCGGTCGCCGAGGGCCTGATGGCCCGCTCCGGTGGCTCGCGCAATGACGAGAAGCCCGCCGGGCAGGTGGCGACCGACGAACCGCTGGCCGAGTGGGAGCGCGAACTGCTCACCACCACCGAGGTGGCGGCCCCTGCCGAGCAGCCCGCCGCTGAGGCGCCTGCCACTCAGGCGCCCGTTGCTGAGGCGCCTGCTGCTGAGGCGCCCGCTCCTGAGGCGCCTGCTCCTGAGGCGCCTGCTCCTGAGGCTCCTGCCGCCGAGCAGCCCGCCGTCGAGGCGCCTGCCACTGAGGCGTCTGCCGCCGAGGTCCCCGCGACCGAGGCCTGA